A genomic window from Nematostella vectensis chromosome 9, jaNemVect1.1, whole genome shotgun sequence includes:
- the LOC116616882 gene encoding cohesin subunit SA-1 isoform X3, protein MPALKTKKADQDSGSEASSPAASDSTPVSESQKEESRRRSGRQSKQRILFGHGESPASTSSLARKPGSTKKRVTVDESGSEDEDRTGKSSDFEGSSDRSDDETPTPTPKKNTPTRGRKGTLTPKNNPFAKKPKAASTGRARGRKRKSQAADDEDQGSLFDIVKAGKGALQAVVDDWIERYNKDKEDAMVDIIHFFVQCCGCKGIVTRSMLDEDENVDAVRQLTEQFEEESHEYPLIMSGQAHKKFKANFVAFVHTLIVQCQHSIIYDEYMLDTLVSWLIRLSDSQVRAFRHTSTLAGMKLVSALIHIAKNVHVELDNTQRQLDSEIQKSSSKKAVEKIEMLQTRRQELRQNISDLEEMMNFIFQGMFVHRYRDSRPEIRALCIAEIGQWMKEYSTLFLTDRYLKYIVWNLHDKVGEVRLKSLQALQNLYDDEDLIPHLDALSSRFKDRFVAMTLDKENDVAVEAVKLTIALYDNDKLDEEDCQQIQLLVFCTHRQVAHAAGEFLAKRINDAAEADLKASKSKKGKHEKVLKVLEIKRLLDFLISSEVHNHAAYLVDSLWTSMPIIKDWRLMTEMLLDQSDKDALEDKEEDALIEIMVSSCQQAAEGLGPPGRVVRKLLSNKERRAVETEKKELSAHFMQTIPDLLSKYGTDDDKVISLVTVPQFFDLEEYGQRRLGKHLDELLTQLEDIVDKHSDAMEVARNKVIDQFVEKFKESLVPGLDAGEDDDDNQDRFALTTALEKISAFYRAHDLGKWKLYDGLHKIMQRATAGKEMPPDRIVILAIHSMQTLLQWVLVNLDTGHPDKTQLKRLKKWTYTFLGQCEELVSFSNPDVQREAFMCLCDLYIVFAKQLCNRSALFAPLVYEPSTSFQATCRDFVVSQVFSDLDNEESEEDEDDETDAKAEEMSRKRNLLAGFCKLIIYNVFEMPLVSSVFAHLIKGFTNFGDIIKHTMSKCREISKTGFMKAVLTTLQQEFLEVKDEQEDKVDMDSPDFMAIKELAHRFALSLGVDITKAQARQALIFLHREGIKYSLSRPQGKRQSPKKAEGPPPNLAFLDILGEFSFRLIQQDKSGRNGILAFLEDQAKEKLQMTGDPWKPLITYRNSLVGHEEEDNEQQKSDKAKAPRGRGRKAAPAAVTAKTTPPTSAGRGRKRQAPATPEQEEDSSDGSENTPLARLKKTKVQSKSQEEESDTGEESGPESAPPSQQKRKKPESSQSDVDEEFESVPASSQRSWLASQQKASKRPRVSYGKKDKTNTSRISVEEADIEDYESEEETPTPKAPIKVRRERRAVPEDLFGDSQDSRATDEDLDAPVL, encoded by the exons ATGCCTGCATTGAAAACAAAGAAGGCTGATCAGGATAGTGGTAGTGAAGCCTCAAGCCCAGCCGCATCTGACTCCACTCCTGTCTCGGAATCCCAAAAG GAAGAGTCTCGCCGTCGTAGTGGGAGGCAGTCTAAGCAAAGAATCTTGTTCGGGCATGGAGAATCACCAGCTTCAACCTCCAGTTTGGCCAGGAAACCTGGATCTACCAAGAAGCGTGTCACAGTAGATGAGAGTGGGTCAGAGGACGAAGACAG AACTGGAAAATCATCAGATTTTGAAGGTAGCAGTGATAGGAGCGATGATGAAACACCAACTCCTACTCCTAAAAAGAACACACCAACGAGGGGAAGAAAAGGCACTCTTACTCCAAAAAATAACCCA TTTGCAAAGAAACCAAAAGCTGCAAGTACAGGGAGGGCTAGAGGAAGAAAGAGAAAGTCCCAGGCAGCTGATGATGAAGACCAGGGATCACTATTTGATATTGTCAAGGCTGGAAAGGGGGCGTTACAG GCTGTAGTGGATGACTGGATAGAAAGATATAACAAAGACAAGGAAGATGCTATGGTGGACATTATACACTTCTTTGTTCAGTGCTGTGGATGTAAAG GTATTGTGACACGTTCAATGTTGGATGaagatgaaaatgttgatGCTGTCAGACAACTCACAGAACAATTTGAAGAg GAAAGTCATGAGTACCCTCTTATCATGTCTGGACAGGCACACAAAAAGTTTAAG GCAAATTTTGTGGCATTTGTTCACACTCTGATAGTTCAGTGCCAGCATTCGATCATTTACGATGAGTACATGTTGGATACACTTGTGTCTTGGCTGATCAggttatctgattcacaagtcAGGGCTTTCAGGCACACGAGCACATTAGCAG GGATGAAGCTGGTCTCTGCACTGATTCATATCGCCAAAAATGTGCATGTGGAACTGGACAACACACAG CGACAACTTGATAGTGAGATACAGAAATCCTCCTCCAAGAAGGCAGTCGAAAAAATTGAAATGCTCCAAACAAGACGACAAGAG TTGAGGCAAAACATCAGTGACTTAGAGGAAATGATGAACTTTATCTTTCAAGGAATGTTTGTTCATCGGTACAG GGATTCTAGGCCTGAGATTAGAGCCCTTTGTATTGCAGAGATTGGCCAGTGGATGAAAGAATACAG tACCCTGTTTTTGACTGACAGATACCTGAAGTACATTGTTTGGAACCTCCATGACAAG GTTGGAGAGGTTCGTCTCAAGTCACTGCAAGCTCTTCAAAACttgtatgatgatgaagatttgATTCCCCACCTTGATGCACTCTCAAGCAGATTTAAG GATAGATTTGTAGCCATGACTCTTGACAAAGAGAATGATGTTGCCGTGGAAGCTGTCAAGCTAACAATTGCCCTGTATGA TAATGACAAACTGGATGAAGAAGACTGCCAGCAAATCCAGTTGTTGGTATTCTGTACCCATCGCCAGGTAGCCCATGCTGCCGGCGAGTTTCTTGCCAAAAGGATAAACGATGCTGCTGAAGCTGACCTCAAAGCTTCCAAGTCCAAAAAGG gaaaacatgaaaaagTTCTAAAAGTGCTGGAAATTAAGAGACTTTTGGACTTTTTGATAAGCAGTGAG GTGCATAATCATGCAGCCTATTTGGTGGACAGTTTGTGGACATCTATGCCGATCATCAAG GATTGGCGACTTATGACAGAAATGCTTCTTGATCAGTCTGATAAAGATG CACTTGAAGATAAAGAGGAGGATGCGCTGATCGAAATAATGGTCAGTTCCTGTCAGCAAGCTGCGGAAGGTCTTGGGCCTCCGGGGAGAGTAGTGCGCAAG TTGTTGAGCAACAAAGAGAGGAGGGCAGTGGAAACAGAGAAGAAGGAGCTAAGTGCCCACTTCATGCAGACAATACCTGATTTGCTTTCAAAA TATGGTACTGATGATGACAAGGTTATTAGTCTAGTGACTGTGCCTCAGTTCTTTGATCTGGAGGAATATGGGCAACGTCGACTAGGAAAG CACTTGGATGAGTTGCTCACCCAACTTGAGGACATTGTTGACAAACATTCCGATGCAATG GAAGTTGCAAGAAATAAAGTAATCGATCAGTTTGTGGAGAAGTTTAAGGAGAGTCTTGTCCCTGGTCTCGACGCaggtgaagatgatgatgacaatcaaGATAGATTCGCTTTGACAACTGCCCTGGAGAAGATTTCCGCCTTCTACAG AGCACATGACCTTGGAAAATGGAAGTTGTACGATGGGCTTCATAAGATTATGCAAAGAGCCACAGCCGGAAAGGAAATGCCACCAGACAGG ATCGTGATCCTTGCCATCCATTCAATGCAAACTTTGCTACAATGGGTCTTAGTGAACTTGGATACAGGACACCCAGACAAG ACGCAACTTAAGCGCCTTAAGAAGTGGACATACACATTTCTTGGCCAGTGCGAAGAGCTTGTCTCGTTCAGTAACCCTGACGTACAGAGAGAG GCATTCATGTGCTTGTGCGATCTGTACATAGTCTTTGCCAAGCAGCTGTGTAATAGAT CGGCCCTGTTTGCGCCTCTTGTGTACGAACCCAGTACTTCATTCCAAGCGACGTGTAGGGATTTTGTAGTCAGCCAGGTCTTCAGCGATCTAGATAATGAGGAGTCAGAAGAAGACGAAG ATGACGAGACGGATGCCAAGGCAGAGGAGATGAGCAGAAAAAGGAACTTGCTGGCAGGGTTCTGTAAACTTATCATCTACAACGTGTTTGAAATGCCCCTAGTCTCTTCAGTGTTTGCACACCTGATTAAG GGGTTCACGAATTTTGGAGACATCATCAAGCACACCATGAGCAAGTGCCGAGAGATCAGTAAGACAGGCTTTATGAAAGCAGTTCTGACAACACTACAGCAG GAGTTCTTAGAAGTAAAGGACGAGCAGGAGGATAAGGTTGATATGGATTCACCAGACTTCATGGCAATTAAG GAATTGGCTCACCGCTTTGCGTTGAGTCTGGGTGTGGATATTACCAAGGCGCAAGCAAGACAAGCGTTGATCTTTCTACACAG AGAGGGAATCAAATACTCGCTGAGCAGGCCACAAGGAAAGAGACAGTCGCCCAAGAAGGCGGAAGGACCTCCTCCCAATCTTGCATTCCTCGATATCTTGGGGGAGTTTTCCTTCAGACTCATCCAGCAAGACAAGAGCGGACGCAATGGGAT CTTGGCATTCCTAGAGGATCAAGCCAAAGAGAAGCTACAAATGACAGGCGACCCATGGAAGCCCCTTATCACGTACAGGAACAGTCTGGTTGGACACGAGGAAG AGGACAATGAGCAGCAAAAGTCTGACAAGGCCAAAGCACCGCGAGGACGAGGCCGTAAGGCAGCACCTGCCGCAGTCACAGCTAAAACGACACCACCGACTTCTGCTGGCAGAGGCCGCAAGAGGCAGGCACCCGCTACGCCCGAGCAGGAAGAGGACAGCTCGGACGGCTCTGAAAATACGCCTCTTGCAAGGCTTAAAAAGACCAAG GTACAAAGCAAATCCCAAGAAGAGGAGTCAGACACGGGCGAGGAGAGCGGACCCGAAAGTGCACCACCCTCGCAACAAAAGCGAAAAAAGCCTGAATCATCACAGTCCGACGTGGACGAAGAATTTGAGAG TGTACCGGCATCATCTCAGCGATCATGGCTTGCGAGTCAGCAAAAGGCGAGTAAACGGCCCCGTGTCAGCTACGGCAAGAAGGACAAAACAAACAC AAGTAGAATTAGTGTTGAAGAAGCTGACATTGAAGACTACGAAAGTGAAGAAGAGACGCCCACACCAAAG GCTCCCATCAAAGTGAGAAGAGAAAGGCGCGCGGTACCGGAAGACTTGTTTGGAGACTCGCAGGACAGTAGAGCCACG GATGAAGACCTCGATGCTCCAGTCTTGTGA